The Parambassis ranga chromosome 1, fParRan2.1, whole genome shotgun sequence genome includes a region encoding these proteins:
- the keap1b gene encoding kelch-like ECH-associated protein 1B, whose product MTECLTECKALVTPSTRNGHRVFSYTLESHTSAAFAIMNELRLERQLCDVTLRVRYKDLEAVDFVAHKVVLASSSPVFRAMFTNGLKECGMELVSIEGIHPRVMDRLIEFAYTASISVGEKCVIHVMNGAVMYQIDSVVKACCDFLVQQLDPSNAIGIANFAEQIGCTELHQKAREYIYMNFSQVATQEEFFNLSHCQLVTLISRDELNVRCESEVFQACVAWVRYDRENRRPYVQALLQAVRCHSLTPNFLQTQLQSLEWDPQCKDYLAQIFQDLTLHKPTKVIPCRTPKVPQLIYTAGGYFRQSLSYLEAYNPCTGAWLRLADLQVPRSGLAACVISGLFYAVGGRNNAPDGNMDSNALDCYNPMNNCWHPCAPMSVPRNRIGVGVIDGMIYAVGGSHGCIHHNSVERYDPERDQWQLVASMITRRIGVGVAVINRLLYAVGGFDGSNRLSSCECYNPDRDEWKTMAPMNTVRSGAGVCALGNHIFVMGGYDGTNQLNTVERYDVETDTWSFAASMRHRRSALGVTALHGRIYVLGGYDGNTFLDSVECYDPEKDTWSEVTHMTSGRSGVGVAVTMEPCQKDLPQCQKSDCVAVSPASHSANSDFHHSQRHSRPLT is encoded by the exons ATGACAGAGTGCCTGACAGAATGCAAAGCGCTGGTGACTCCATCCACGCGCAACGGCCACCGGGTCTTCAGCTACACACTAGAGAGCCACACATCCGCCGCATTCGCCATCATGAACGAGCTGCGGCTGGAGCGCCAGCTGTGCGACGTCACGCTGCGTGTGCGCTACAAGGACCTGGAGGCAGTGGACTTTGTGGCTCACAAAGTGGTGTTGGCTTCCTCGTCCCCAGTCTTCCGGGCCATGTTCACCAATGGCCTGAAGGAGTGCGGTATGGAGCTGGTGTCTATCGAAGGGATTCACCCTAGG GTTATGGACAGACTGATAGAGTTTGCCTACACAGCTAGTATCTCTGTGGGTGAGAAATGCGTCATCCACGTGATGAACGGTGCTGTGATGTACCAGATTGACAGTGTGGTCAAAGCCTGCTGTGATTTCCTCGTCCAGCAGCTCGACCCCAGCAACGCCATTGGTATTGCCAACTTTGCTGAACAGATTGGTTGCACAGAGCTCCACCAGAAAGCCAGAGAATACATCTATATGAACTTCAGCCAG GTAGCAACCCAGGAGGAGTTCTTTAACTTATCCCACTGCCAGCTGGTAACACTCATTAGCCGCGATGAGCTCAATGTGCGCTGTGAGTCCGAAGTCTTCCAGGCATGTGTGGCCTGGGTGCGCTATGACCGTGAGAACCGGCGACCATATGTCCAAGCCCTACTCCAGGCTGTCCGCTGTCATTCCCTCACCCCAAATTTCCTGCAGACACAGCTCCAGTCTCTTGAATGGGATCCACAGTGCAAGGATTACCTGGCCCAGATCTTCCAGGACCTCACCCTCCACAAGCCCACCAAAGTCATTCCTTGCAGAACTCCCAAGGTACCACAGCTCATCTACACAGCAGGAGGTTATTTCCGTCAGTCTCTCAGCTACCTAGAGGCCTACAATCCCTGTACAGGAGCCTGGCTGAGGCTAGCTGACCTGCAGGTACCGCGTAGTGGCCTGGCAGCCTGTGTGATCAGTGGGCTTTTCTATGCTGTCGGAGGAAGAAACAACGCACCTGATGGTAACATGGACTCCAACGCTTTGGACTGCTACAATCCTATGAACAACTGCTGGCATCCGTGTGCACCGATGAGCGTACCCAGGAACCGGATAGGAGTGGGTGTCATTGATGGCATGATATATGCAGTCGGTGGGTCCCATGGTTGCATTCATCATAATAGTGTGGAAAG GTATGATCCTGAAAGGGACCAGTGGCAGCTGGTAGCCTCAATGATAACACGACGAATCGGTGTGGGTGTGGCGGTCATCAACCGGCTGCTTTACGCTGTGGGGGGGTTCGACGGATCCAACCGACTCAGTTCCTGTGAGTGCTACAACCCCGACAGGGATGAGTGGAAGACCATGGCTCCCATGAACACTGTGCGCTCCGGAGCTG GTGTTTGTGCACTGGGCAATCACATCTTTGTGATGGGTGGATACGATGGCACCAACCAGCTGAACACAGTGGAGCGCTACGATGTGGAAACCGATACATGGAGCTTTGCTGCCTCCATGAGGCACAGACGCAGTGCTCTGGGAGTAACTGCACTACATGGACGCATCTACGTATTGG GAGGTTACGATGGCAACACTTTCCTGGACAGCGTAGAATGTTACGACCCAGAGAAGGACACTTGGTCGGAGGTTACACACATGACATCCGGGCGGAGCGGTGTGGGCGTGGCTGTTACCATGGAGCCCTGCCAGAAGGATCTGCCTCAGTGTCAGAAGTCTGACTGTGTTGCAGTGTCACCAGCCAGTCATTCAGCCAACTCAGACTTTCACCACAGTCAGCGGCACAGCAGGCCCCTCACATGA